The Glutamicibacter mishrai DNA window TTCCACGGGATTGCCACTGGCTTATTTGACTAAGCCGGACGCAATTTCTGCGGATCAACGTGGCCTATGAAAACCGGCTGCTTTCCTTTGCAGCCCTACGATCCGCGGTATTCCCTCGGGAGGCGCACATATTGGGCACTCAACCGAAGCGATGCATCGCCTGGCGATCTGTTGTTTCAAAAGTCTGTCGTCGGGTTGAAAGCAGACTGTGGATCCGCGAACAACCATTTCCATTCTCTCATATTTCGTTCATGCCTTGTTCATTGCTTCTCATCAGTTGCACAGAATCGCTTCCTAAGATGAAAAACGCTCGAAGCGGAATCTCCCGCTTTCCTACAAATTTATGGAATAGTCGAAACATGGTTTCATCACTAGAAAAGAGCCACAACCCGGGCGTGTTGCCATGGTGGGCCAAGGACCGCGGATTCGGACTGGTTCTCATCGCAACAGGGTTCATCTCATGGCTCGCAGCCGGAACCCTCGTTTTGGAACGCATCGAGCTGTATAAGAACCCTGATTACGTCACCAGCTGTGATATCAATCCATGGATTTCCTGCGGCACCGTGATGAGGTCGGAGCAGGCAGGGATCTTCGGATTCCCTAATCCGTTTTTCGGCATTGTCTGCTTTGCCATAGTCATCACGATTGGCATGATGCTGTTAGCTGGAGCCAACAAGCTCCAGCGATGGTTCTGGCTCTGCTTCCAGCTGGGCATCACCGCAGCAATGGGCCTGGTGATCTGGTTCTGGTCACAGGCACTGTATGAAATCAATGCCCTTTGCCCCTACTGCATGGTGGTGTGGGCCATGGTGATTCCGCTCTTCGTCTTCACCACAGCGCGCAACGTGGTCACAGGCATCATTCCTGCCGGTGCTGGGTTGAAGAAATTCTTTACCGAGTGGAGCTGGATTGTCACCGCGATCCTGTGGCTCCTGGTTGCAGCTTCAGTGGTTCTACGTTTCCCGAATGCGTTCTTCGGCTAGATTCTGCATCTCCGCCTGCCGGTTCGTTGCGCTTGCAACGGGCCGGCTTTTCATTTGCCGGGAACCACTGCATGCTTCATGGGCAAGACAGCTGCGCCTGCCGCTACTGGTTCGCGCACTGCGATCTTTGCATCCCTTCCACAGCTAGGACAGCTAGATTGGGTACATGGCAAGTGACAAATGGAACACAGAAAATGCCCAAAACTACGGGATCGATCTACTGATCTCAGACCAATTGCGACTGCGCGAACTGCAAGAAGAAGATCTTCCGTTCCTCACCCAATGGTGGAATAGCCCGGAATTCATGGCATTGCAGGGAAGCCTGGTGCTCCCCCACCCAGTCCAAGAAGCAGCCACCCTCTTCAAGTCCCGAAGCCTGAACCGAGGCACTACTGATGGTGTTGGCCTATCCATAACCCTGCCGGATGACACACTGATCGGGCACACCGCGCTCTATGACTACAACGCACCGGCTCGATCAGCTGAGCTCATGATCATGATCGGCGGATCAAATGTGGGGCAGGGCTATGGAACTCTGGCCACCAAGATGATCATCGACTATGGCTTCCGCGAGATGGGATTAAACCGGATCGGACTGACGGTCTGGGCCTACAACGAAAGGGCGTTGCGGACGTTCCTTCGTTCAGGCTTCCGCGAAGAAGGCCGTGTCAGGCAAGCTGGATTCCACGATGGATCATTCCACGACAAGATCGTCATGGGGTTGCTGGCCGAAGAATACTTCAAAAGCTGATTAGCTGTGCAGCCGCTGGGCTGGCTATGACCGCTCGCACTGTCGAGCGGTCATTTTGTTTTGATGAGCCGATCGCGTGCCGGCCCGGTGACAGCTCCGTGCATCAGAGCCGGGCTGTGAGATGGAAATAATCATCCTTTCGGTGTTGCCCCCAGTGCCGTTGATCTAGCTAGCCTATTCTTAGAACTAATTAGTACGAGCCACGAGGAGCAACCATGGCCCTTTTCCGCAAGGGTAAATCCCAAGCACCGGCAAAAAAGCCGTCGCAAAAGTCAGTAACGGCGACCGCCTCCAACCCGAACTTGGCAGATGCCGACGCAAAACCCGATTTCACGGTCTCCGGGCTGTGGACAGATCTACTTGGTCGCCTGGGAATTCGCAGTGCCCAATTGCTCGTTGTGGGAGTATTGGGAGCATTCCTGATCATTGGGATGCTTCGTTTGACGATGATCGTTATTCCAACGCTGCTTGCCGTCATCATTTCCTGCGCACTGTGGCCGCTGGTCGTCAGGCTGCGCAAAATTTTCTCACCGATGCTCTCGGCGTGGATCGTCTTCCTCGGATCCCTGTTGCTCCTTGGTGGCGTCGGCACGGGCCTGGTCTTCTCGGTCATCAATGAATGGCCAAAGCTCGTTGATAAAGCCGTCCAAGGTTTTAATCAGCTCAACGACATGGTCCAGGAACTGGTAGGTAACCTGCCGATCTCTATTGATCAGGGACAAATCGACAACGTTGTTAATACAGTCACCGGATTCCTGACCAGCGCGCAGTTCGGTACCGGCGCGCTGAACACGCTCAGCGCGGCGGGCAGCTTCCTCACCGGCCTGGTCCTGCTGTTGGTGATCCTGTTCTTCTTCCTGAAGGACGGCGACAAGATCTGGGCCTTCGCTGTTTCGTGGACCCCGGTTCACTACCGCAACAAGTGGATCCTGTCCGGTGACCGCGCCTTGCGGACCTTCGGCGGCTACATCCGCGGCACCGCGACCGTGGCCGCAGTCGACGCCATTGGCATTACCGCAACCTTGTTGATCGTTCGGGTGCCGCTGGCTATTCCCCTGGGCATCATCGTGTTCCTCGGCTCCTTCGTTCCAATGGTTGGTGCTACGGTGGCGGGCATTCTTGCGACCCTGATTGCCCTGGTAACCAACGGGCCGATTGTCGCTTTGATCGTCTTGGCTGCGGTGATCCTGGTGAACCAGCTTGAAGGCAACTTCCTGCAGCCGGTGGTCATGGCCAGTGCGTTGAATCTCCACCCGCTGGTCGTCCTGCTGGCCCTGACTGCCGGCACGGTGCTTGCGGGCATTGTTGGCGCGGTGCTTTCCGTTCCGCTGGTTGCCGCTTCCTGGTCGGTGATCAAGGTCTGGACAGGACGCGACAGAATGGATCCGGTCCCTGCCGCCAGTGCCGAAATCAAATCCGAAGTCGAGATAGACCAGGACGAGAAGGCCCTCGAAAAGCTGGAATCCGGCGAAGAGGAATCCTCGCAGGCTCCCAAGGGCTAGGCTCGGAAACTGGTACCTCGAAGTTCTTGAATTTGCCTCGCAGATCCGCTGACACGGCGCATCGATATGCGGGGCAAATTCTTTAATTTCATATGTGCGGCTGTTAGAATTATTGCAAACCTGTTCATCTGTGATTAATGCTCAGTTGACCAGATGTTTCAGTAGGAAGATTATGAACGGACGCCGAGAACCGGCGCGGTGACGTTGTCACTGATATGGCGCATGTGTTTAATGTGAATGAAGTGAGGAAGGTTGACCGCTCGCAGGATTTCCTTGGCAGCAAGGATCCCGGCATTGCGAATCAATCGCTCTGAAGGATGGAGACCGCTACGCAAACAAGCCTGGAAGGACCGCGAATGTTGGATTTCAGCAATGAGAACACGGACGAGGATTTGGCGCATCTGGTCGACGCGACCGTCGAGCATCATCAGGTAGTCACCGTCGGCTCAGCCGAGGACTTCGGGCCCACATCGATTCAAGATCCTGCCGAACCCGGTACAGTGGCAGACTCCGTCGCCAAGGGTCCAGACGCTCCTGTAGAAACCCTGGACGATTGGTACTGAGACAGACTTCAGAGCATAAAAATATCCCAGCAGATCCGAGTGGATCTGCTGGGATATTTCTATCTATGGCTTACTTGCCGAACCAGATAGCAATCTCGCGCTCTGCGGACTCAACCGAATCGGAACCGTGCACGAGGTTCTGCTGGACCTTCAGTCCCCAGTCGCGGCCGAAGTCGCCGCGGATGGTGCCTGGAGCAGCGGTGGTTGGATCGGTCGTGCCAGCCAGCGAGCGGAAGCCCGGGATGACGCCCTGGCCCTCTGCGACGATGGCAACAACCGGGCCCGAAAGCATGAACTCCACGAGCGGCTCGTAGAATGGCTTGCCCTCGTGCTCTGCGTAGTGCTCGGCCAGCAGTTCGCGGGTGGCTTCCAGCTGCTGCAGCTTGGCAATGGTGTAGCCCTTGGCTTCAATGCGGGCGAGGATCTGGCCGGTGAGTGCGCGTTTGACGCCATCTGGCTTGACCAGGATCAGGGTACGTTCAGTCATTTGACTACCTCTTCGTATCGTTGATGTATTGCTAAAAATCTAGGCTTGTTCGGGATGCGCCTGTTCCCAGGCTTCCTGTGCTGCGGCGCGACGCCTGTTCTCCACGTCGATCTCTTCACCCTTGCTCAGCGCATACCACCAGCACAGGGCAAAAGCGGCGGCCAAGTAGAACATGTCCACCAGGATGAATCCTGTCAGGAAGAAGACCACCTGCAGCGCCCAACCGATGATGTAGCCGATCTTCTTGCCCAGCAACGCGCAATTCAGGATGCACAGCAGCGCTACCACCGCGCCCAGGGTCAGCACGACTACCGGCTCTCCCCCACGCTTGAGGCCGAATGCGGCCAGCGTGACGAAAACTGCCAGGAGCGCTTCGCACACCAAGACGGTTGATGCGAACATCATCTTGGTCGAGCGCGGCTTCTTCTTCATGCCAGGACGCCACTCGCGCTGCGCACGGGTGAGTTTGGCCATTAGGAGTCACCTCTCTTGAGCAACAGTGAAATCTCGCCCACCAGTGTAATCGAACCGGTGACCAAGACACCTCCACCGAGATCTTCGCCGGCTTCTGCGCGTCCTACCGACCATTCCACTGCGTCTTCAAGATCCTCGGTCACGTGGATGTCTTCCTCGGGCCACCCGGCGTTCATGGCCAAACCGGCCAATTCGCCGGCCGGGATGGCTCGTGGCGAGGAGGACTGGGTGATGCACAGGTCTTCAACCATGTCGCCATACTCTTCACGCATGGTGTAGAGCATTGCTTCCGCATCCTTCTCGCGAAGGATGCCCACCATCAGCACGAGGCGGGTAAAGCCGAAGGATTCCTTGATCGCCTCGGCCGATACACGAATGCCCTCCGGGTTGTGCCCTGCGTCGACCAGGATGCTCGGTGCACTGCGCACCAGCTCCAGACGCCCCGGGCTGGAGGTCGCGGCGAATCCCTGGCGCACCAGATCGGCGTTCAGTTCACGCTGTCCGCCTCCGAGGAACGCCTCGACCGCTGCGAGCGCCACGGTGGCGTTCTGCGCCTGGTGTGCGCCGAAGAGCGGCAAGAAAATCTCTTCATAGCGGCCTGCCTGTCCCTGGATGGACAGCAGCTGTCCGCCCACACCGGACTTGCGCTCCAGGAGCTTGAAGTCCAAGGTGTCGAAGGCCGCCGGCACTTCAAGCTCGCGGGCACGAGCCAGCAGCACGTCTGCGGCGTCCGTTGGCTGGGTCGAGGAAACCAGGTAGCCGCCGGGCTTGAGGATGCCGACCTTTTCCTGGGCAATCAGCTCGGTGGTATCCCCCAGCAGATCGGTGTGATCCAGGGAGATCGGCGTGAAGACCGAAACGTCGGCATCCGCGACGTTCGTGGCATCGGTGATGCCGCCCAGGCCGACTTCGAGCACCACAACATCAACTGGGACCTCTGCGAAAATCGCAAAGGCCAGGATGGTGACGGCCTCGAAGTAGGTGAGCCTGTTTTCGCCTCGCTCGGACAGCTCGGCATCGACGATCTCCAGGAACGGGCTGATCTCATCCCACACCCGCACGAAGGTCTCGTCGTCCACTGGCTCGCCGTCAATGGCGATGCGCTCGGTCACCGAGACCAGGTGCGGCGAGGAATAGCGGCCGGCGCGCAGGTCATGGGCAATCAGCAGCTGCTCGATCATGCGGGCGGACGAGGTCTTGCCGTTGGTGCCGGTGATATGGATGACCGGGCAGGCTTTATTCGGCTCGCCCAGGATCTCCATCGCACGGAACATCGGATCCATCCGGGGTTCCATCTTGTTTTCCGGCGCACGGGACAATAACTGCCCGTAAACGCGGTCCAGTTCGCTCACTAGTTGGCCTCAACTTTGTCGGAGTCTAGCTTGGATACGGTGATCTGCTCATCGGCGGCCGAGTCATCAGCCACCAGTTCCAGGTGCGCGGTCAGGGTTTCACCGGCTACCAGCTCGCGGTTGGCTTCCAGCGCTGCGATGGTCGCGGCGTTGGCGGCGATCACGGTGCGGATGCGATCCGAGACCTGCAGGTCGGCATCCTTGCGGGCCGACTGGATGGCGCGGATCATGTCGCGTGCGGTGCCCTCGGCAGCCAATGCTTCGGTTACCTCGGTGTCGAGCACCAGGAAGCCACCGTCGATCACGGCTGCGGCGATCTCACCCTCTGCATCCACCACGGTGTCCAGGGTGTACTCGCCCTCGACCAATTCCAGGCCGCCTGCGGTCACGACACCGTCGGTCACCGACCAGTCGCCGGACTTGGCGCCCTTGATGGCCTGCTGGACGTTCTTGCCAAGGCGCGGACCGGCCGCGCGGGCGTTGACTACCAGCTGCTGGCTGATGCCGTAGCTGGCCGCGTCGACGCCTTCGGCATCGATCAGGGTGACTGCCTTGAGGTTCAGCTCATCCTTGATGATCGAAGCGTAGGTGCCGTCCAGGCGCACAGCACCGGTGAGGACAACCTTCAGCTCTGCCAGCGGCAAACGCACGCGCAGGTTCTTGGCCTTACGCAGCGAGGAACCTACGGAGCAGATCTTACGGGTGGTTTCCATGGTTTCGAGCAAGGACGCGTCGGTCGGGAACTCGTTGGCATCTGGCCAGTCGGTCAGGTGCACCGAGCGCTGACCGGTCAGCCCGCGGAAGATCTCTTCGCTGGCCAGCGGCAGCAGCGAAGCGGTGACCTTCACCAGGGTTTCCAGAGCGGTGTACAGGGTGTCGAAGGCCTGGGTGTCTTCATCGAAGAAGCGCTGGCGGGAGCGGCGCACGTACCAGTTGGTCAGGGTGTCCATGTACTGGCGCACGGCCTCGGTGGCGTCGGAAACCTCGTAGGTGTCCAGTGCTTCGGTGACTTCGCGCACCAGCTGGCCGGTGGCGGCCAGCATGTACTGGTCCAGCGGGTCGGTGGAGGTGGTTGAGCGCTTGGCCTCGTAGCCGGCCCCGTTGTTGGCGGAGTTGGTGTAGAGGTTGAAGAAGTGCCAGACGTTCCACAACGGCAGCAGCACCTGGCGCACGCCATCGCGGATGCCCTGTTCGGTGACAACCAGGTTGCCGCCGCGCAGGATCGGGCTGGCCATCAGGAACCAGCGCATGGCGTCGGAGCCGTCGCGGTCCAGGACCTCGGTGACATCCGGGTAGTTGCGCAGGGACTTGGACATCTTCTGGCCATCGGAGCCCAGCACGATGCCGTGGGAGATCACGTTGGTGTAGGCCGGGCGGTCGAAGAGCGCGGTGGAGAGCACGTGCATGGTGTAGAACCAGCCACGGGTCTGGCCGATGTACTCCACGATGAAGTCAGCCGGGTGGTGTCCCCCATCGAACCAGTCTTGGTTGTTGAATGGGTAGTGCACCTGGGCGTACGGCATCGAACCGGAGTCGAACCAGACATCCAGCACGTCTTCCACGCGCACCAGGGTTCCGCCTTCGGCGCAGCCGTCGTGAGCCTTGGTCAGCTCGTCGATGAATGGGCGGTGCAGATCCGGCTGGCCTTCGTGGTTCAGTGGCAGGCGGCCGAAGAAGTTCTTCAGTTCATCCAGCGAGCCGAAGACTTCGCGGTGGGTGCATTCTGCTCCCGTGCATTCCCACACTGGGATAGGTGAACCCCAGTAACGGTTGCGCGAGATGGACCAGTCGCGGGCGTTTTCCAGCCACTTGCCGAACTGGCCGTGCTTCACGTTGCCCGGGATCCAGTTGATCTGCTCGTTCAGCTCGACCATGCGGTCCTTGAACTTGGAGACCTCCACGTACCACGAGGAGATCGCGCGGTAGATCAGTGGGGTGCGGCAGCGCCAGCAGTACGGGTAGGAGTGCTCGTAGGAAGCCTGCTTGATCAGCTTGGCTTCGTCCTTGAGCACGTTGGTGATGGTCTTGTTGGCATCGAAGACCTGGACGCCGACAATGTCAGCGAGCGGACCACCTGCGAAGGTCGGGAGGAACTTGGCGCCTTCGTCTACCGAGAGGATGACCGGGATGCCGTTTTCTTCACAGACCTTCTGGTCATCTTCACCGTAGGCAGGAGCCTGGTGAACAATGCCGGTGCCGTCAGCCACGGTGACGTAGTCAGCGGTGACGATCTGCCAGGCGTTCTCGGTGCCGTACTTCTCGGTGTCGGTGTAGGTATCCCACAACGGCTGGTAGCGCACGCCAGCCAGGTCCGCGCCAACGTAGGTGGCGGTGATCCCTGCGGCGGCTTCCTTGGCATCCTTGTAGCCCAGGTCCTTGGCGTAGGAGCCCAGCAGGTCCTTGGCCAGCAGGAATGGACCGGCGGCGGCTGAAGCCTTCACGCCAGCCTCGCCGGCAGGGACGACGACGTATTCGATCGACGGGTGTACTGCCAACGCGGCGTTGGTTGGCAAGGTCCATGGGGTGGTCGTCCAGGCCAGTGCCTGCACGCCGGCCAGAGCCTTCGAAGCTTCGGTCTCGCCGGCAAGGATGGTGAAGCCGACGGTGACTGTCTGGTCCTGGCGGTTCTTGTAGACGTCGTCGTCCATGCGCAGCTCATGGTTGGACAGCGGGGTCTCGTCCTTCCAGCAGTACGGAAGCACGCGGAAGCCCTGGTAGGTCAGGCCCTTGTCCGAGAGCTGCTTGAAGGCCCAGATGACTGATTCCATGAACTCGACGTTCAGGGTCTTGTAGTCGTTTTCGAAGTCCACCCAGCGAGCCTGGCGGTTCACGTACTGCTTCCACTCGTCGGCGTACTTCATCACCGAGGTGCGGCAGGCGTCGTTGAATTTGTCGATGCCCATGGCTTCGATCTGCTTCTTGTCGGTCATGCCCAGCTGCTTCATTGCTTCCAGCTCGGCAGGCAGTCCGTGGGTGTCCCAGCCGAAGCGGCGCTCAACGCGCTTTCCGCGCTGGGTCTGGTAGCGGGCTACCAGGTCCTTGACGTAGCCGGTGAGCAAGTGGCCGTAGTGCGGCAGGCCGTTGGCGAAGGGAGGGCCATCGTAGAAGACGAATTCTTCGCCCTCGCGCTGGTCAATGGAGGCCTGGAAAGTGTTGTCGTTCTTCCAGTATTCGAGGACGCGCTTCTCAAGTTCCGGGAAGCGCGGTGAAGCCGGGGTCGAACCGGTTGGGTCTGTAGTGACCTTCGGGTAGAAGCTCATCGAATGGGCCGTCCTTCAAGCGTAGGGTCGATAAATCCTTGCCTACGAGGACGGCGATTAAGCCGCGGTACCACCCCGCTTATCCCCCGCCAGATGGCGAAGGACCACTTATCTTCAGCTGTGACGGGCTGGTCCCGTTCGGTTCTACTGGGCAGAGTCGAGATCCGCTGTTCTTCCGAAGGCTCCCCGGTGATGGCCGGATCAATGCCTGATTACTTCTATCGTACCGCGTGATGCTCGTGCTGAAAATTCACCAGAACCCCAGGGGCAGCAAGTGAGTGCAGGCTCACAACACGGTGCAGAAACACGAGAATATCTTTTCCTGCATTTTCAGAATAGCGCGTAGAGGGGGCCTTGCCGCAAGGCCCCGCCTATGGTCCATAATCAATACCTTCCCTACGAAACCCGCCAGATCAGGGAGCGCATGTGCCTGCAACCATGTCGAATGCCAATTACTTCGCAACCGAACAGGAAAATCCACCTCCAGAGACCACCGCTGACATCGCGCAGGACCAGCAAAGGCTGCGTGAAATCGCCGCACGCGTAGAGCAATTGCGCTCGGAAACCCTTGAGCGCATCGCATCACGCGGGCGGGATCACGCCGGCATCCTCCAGCAATCACTGGAGCGCGACGTTGAACTCAATGAAATGGCCGCGCGTTTACGCCAGCTAGACCGGATGGGACCGAGTGCCTGCCTGGGATTCATGGAGAATGCCTCAACCGGCGAGCGCCACTACATCGGCCGCATTGGGTTGAGCGATGATCAGGGCAAGCAGCTCATGCTCGACTGGCGCGCCCCGGCAGCAGAACCATTCTTCGCCGCAACCCACGAAAACAGCTACGGACTGGTTCTGCGCCGACGCTACCGTTGGCGCCGACAGCTCATCACCGACTACTGGGACGAGGTCTTTGATTCATCACTGCTGGCCTCGCACGCCCGCTTGGATGACCATTCCTCATTTCTCGCATCCCTTGGCAGCAAGCGCTCGCCCAAAATGCAGGATGTGCTCTCAACGATTCAGACGGATCAGGATGCGATTATCCGCAGCAGCTCACAGGGCGCCCTTGTGGTTGACGGCGGCCCCGGTACCGGCAAGACAGTGGTCGCGCTGCACCGTGCCGCTTATTTGCTCTATGCAGACCCGAGGCTGCGCAGCCAGGGCGGTCGCGTGCTGGTAGTTAGCCCGCACGAGGCCTACTCCGCGTACGTCTCGGACGTTCTTCCCAACCTGGGTGAGGACGAAGTGCTCATTTCAACGCTTTCGAACATAGTTTCGATAGGTGATGATTTGCCGGCTGAAGCAGATCCTGAAGTACAACGGATCAAAGCCAGTACAGCGATGCTCAAGACGATCGAACGGGCTGTCACCGTATTCCAAGAGCCCCCTGCAACGGACCAAACTGTTGACCTAGCCGAGGGGCGAGTAA harbors:
- a CDS encoding vitamin K epoxide reductase family protein; this translates as MVSSLEKSHNPGVLPWWAKDRGFGLVLIATGFISWLAAGTLVLERIELYKNPDYVTSCDINPWISCGTVMRSEQAGIFGFPNPFFGIVCFAIVITIGMMLLAGANKLQRWFWLCFQLGITAAMGLVIWFWSQALYEINALCPYCMVVWAMVIPLFVFTTARNVVTGIIPAGAGLKKFFTEWSWIVTAILWLLVAASVVLRFPNAFFG
- a CDS encoding GNAT family N-acetyltransferase encodes the protein MASDKWNTENAQNYGIDLLISDQLRLRELQEEDLPFLTQWWNSPEFMALQGSLVLPHPVQEAATLFKSRSLNRGTTDGVGLSITLPDDTLIGHTALYDYNAPARSAELMIMIGGSNVGQGYGTLATKMIIDYGFREMGLNRIGLTVWAYNERALRTFLRSGFREEGRVRQAGFHDGSFHDKIVMGLLAEEYFKS
- a CDS encoding AI-2E family transporter — encoded protein: MALFRKGKSQAPAKKPSQKSVTATASNPNLADADAKPDFTVSGLWTDLLGRLGIRSAQLLVVGVLGAFLIIGMLRLTMIVIPTLLAVIISCALWPLVVRLRKIFSPMLSAWIVFLGSLLLLGGVGTGLVFSVINEWPKLVDKAVQGFNQLNDMVQELVGNLPISIDQGQIDNVVNTVTGFLTSAQFGTGALNTLSAAGSFLTGLVLLLVILFFFLKDGDKIWAFAVSWTPVHYRNKWILSGDRALRTFGGYIRGTATVAAVDAIGITATLLIVRVPLAIPLGIIVFLGSFVPMVGATVAGILATLIALVTNGPIVALIVLAAVILVNQLEGNFLQPVVMASALNLHPLVVLLALTAGTVLAGIVGAVLSVPLVAASWSVIKVWTGRDRMDPVPAASAEIKSEVEIDQDEKALEKLESGEEESSQAPKG
- the ndk gene encoding nucleoside-diphosphate kinase, which gives rise to MTERTLILVKPDGVKRALTGQILARIEAKGYTIAKLQQLEATRELLAEHYAEHEGKPFYEPLVEFMLSGPVVAIVAEGQGVIPGFRSLAGTTDPTTAAPGTIRGDFGRDWGLKVQQNLVHGSDSVESAEREIAIWFGK
- a CDS encoding DUF4233 domain-containing protein, with the translated sequence MAKLTRAQREWRPGMKKKPRSTKMMFASTVLVCEALLAVFVTLAAFGLKRGGEPVVVLTLGAVVALLCILNCALLGKKIGYIIGWALQVVFFLTGFILVDMFYLAAAFALCWWYALSKGEEIDVENRRRAAAQEAWEQAHPEQA
- a CDS encoding bifunctional folylpolyglutamate synthase/dihydrofolate synthase produces the protein MEPRMDPMFRAMEILGEPNKACPVIHITGTNGKTSSARMIEQLLIAHDLRAGRYSSPHLVSVTERIAIDGEPVDDETFVRVWDEISPFLEIVDAELSERGENRLTYFEAVTILAFAIFAEVPVDVVVLEVGLGGITDATNVADADVSVFTPISLDHTDLLGDTTELIAQEKVGILKPGGYLVSSTQPTDAADVLLARARELEVPAAFDTLDFKLLERKSGVGGQLLSIQGQAGRYEEIFLPLFGAHQAQNATVALAAVEAFLGGGQRELNADLVRQGFAATSSPGRLELVRSAPSILVDAGHNPEGIRVSAEAIKESFGFTRLVLMVGILREKDAEAMLYTMREEYGDMVEDLCITQSSSPRAIPAGELAGLAMNAGWPEEDIHVTEDLEDAVEWSVGRAEAGEDLGGGVLVTGSITLVGEISLLLKRGDS
- the ileS gene encoding isoleucine--tRNA ligase, with the translated sequence MSFYPKVTTDPTGSTPASPRFPELEKRVLEYWKNDNTFQASIDQREGEEFVFYDGPPFANGLPHYGHLLTGYVKDLVARYQTQRGKRVERRFGWDTHGLPAELEAMKQLGMTDKKQIEAMGIDKFNDACRTSVMKYADEWKQYVNRQARWVDFENDYKTLNVEFMESVIWAFKQLSDKGLTYQGFRVLPYCWKDETPLSNHELRMDDDVYKNRQDQTVTVGFTILAGETEASKALAGVQALAWTTTPWTLPTNAALAVHPSIEYVVVPAGEAGVKASAAAGPFLLAKDLLGSYAKDLGYKDAKEAAAGITATYVGADLAGVRYQPLWDTYTDTEKYGTENAWQIVTADYVTVADGTGIVHQAPAYGEDDQKVCEENGIPVILSVDEGAKFLPTFAGGPLADIVGVQVFDANKTITNVLKDEAKLIKQASYEHSYPYCWRCRTPLIYRAISSWYVEVSKFKDRMVELNEQINWIPGNVKHGQFGKWLENARDWSISRNRYWGSPIPVWECTGAECTHREVFGSLDELKNFFGRLPLNHEGQPDLHRPFIDELTKAHDGCAEGGTLVRVEDVLDVWFDSGSMPYAQVHYPFNNQDWFDGGHHPADFIVEYIGQTRGWFYTMHVLSTALFDRPAYTNVISHGIVLGSDGQKMSKSLRNYPDVTEVLDRDGSDAMRWFLMASPILRGGNLVVTEQGIRDGVRQVLLPLWNVWHFFNLYTNSANNGAGYEAKRSTTSTDPLDQYMLAATGQLVREVTEALDTYEVSDATEAVRQYMDTLTNWYVRRSRQRFFDEDTQAFDTLYTALETLVKVTASLLPLASEEIFRGLTGQRSVHLTDWPDANEFPTDASLLETMETTRKICSVGSSLRKAKNLRVRLPLAELKVVLTGAVRLDGTYASIIKDELNLKAVTLIDAEGVDAASYGISQQLVVNARAAGPRLGKNVQQAIKGAKSGDWSVTDGVVTAGGLELVEGEYTLDTVVDAEGEIAAAVIDGGFLVLDTEVTEALAAEGTARDMIRAIQSARKDADLQVSDRIRTVIAANAATIAALEANRELVAGETLTAHLELVADDSAADEQITVSKLDSDKVEAN